The Impatiens glandulifera chromosome 8, dImpGla2.1, whole genome shotgun sequence genome includes a window with the following:
- the LOC124912454 gene encoding F-box/kelch-repeat protein At3g06240-like: MDTNDLKKVCVVHNRMGKVKTEMGEISFIPEDLLLNILIRLPIKYVLRFRLVCKDWNFLLRSHKFISLHYNHSLEKKHEKDGGSSSSFILLRSVYNEFVNDGDPSRPLSRSILLTSFILTKTSSTSLEVTIQEEEDITRMSLITSNGGVPTDSDKDYMQLFCPFDGLICMANGFNFVFYNPATKEMQMLPSPYPSRLSYSQLVSLELQPCYLGVWFESDMKQYKVFRIVYCEEFCNIEVYNSTVNNWRAIKTIHGRVCPLSCLLFNGVFHFCMEMMDEDDYLVIVTLDAKSEMVGQFELPSFIVGMHISPSYMLPFRGKLAYLEPNILTSDDFDVQSIYCDIWVMTEYGIEQSWTKQCSILLDVIDYDDYESYEHLFCPLAFWKFMDEEENELLMRTYYGNIVTCNLDTHKIIDLNLGCVYHSSTKIVPNNMETFFSLK, encoded by the exons ATG GATACAAACGATCTGAAAAAAGTTTGTGTAGTTCATAATAGGATGGGAAAGGTCAAAACTGAAATGGGTGAGATTTCTTTTATTCCTGAAGATTTGTTATTGAATATTCTGATCAGGTTACCAATCAAATATGTTCTTCGATTCAGACTAGTCTGTAAAGATTGGAACTTTCTGTTAAGAAGTCATAAATTTATATCTCTTCATTATAACCATTCTTTAGAGAAGAAACATGAAAAAGATGGTGGGTCTTCCTCATCTTTTATTCTCCTTCGATCTGTTTACAATGAATTTGTCAATGATGGTGATCCCTCCCGACCATTGAGTCGAAGTATCTTATTGACATCCTTCATACTAACGAAAACAAGCAGTACCTCACTAGAAGTTACaatccaagaagaagaagacattaCCAGAATGTCATTAATTACATCTAATGGAGGAGTCCCAACAGATTCAGATAAGGATTATATGCAACTCTTTTGCCCATTTGACGGTTTGATATGTATGGCAAAtgggtttaattttgttttttacaatCCAGCCACCAAAGAAATGCAAATGTTACCTTCCCCTTACCCTTCCCGATTGTCATACTCTCAACTTGTTTCTCTTGAACTTCAACCTTGTTATTTGGGTGTTTGGTTCGAATCCGACATGAAACAATACAAGGTCTTTAGAATTGTTTACTGTGAGGAGTTCTGCAATATTGAGGTATACAATTCTACTGTCAATAACTGGAGAGCAATCAAAACCATACATGGTAGGGTATGTCCTTTGTCATGCTTGTTATTCAATGGAGTTTTTCACTTTTGTATGGAGATGATGGATGAGGATGATTATCTTGTGATTGTTACATTAGATGCAAAATCGGAAATGGTAGGACAATTTGAATTGCCATCATTTATAGTTGGTATGCATATATCTCCGTCATACATGTTGCCCTTTCGTGGAAAACTTGCCTATTTGGAACCAAATATTTTGACAAGTGATGATTTTGATGTTCAGTCTATTTATTGTGATATATGGGTGATGACTGAATATGGGATAGAGCAGTCTTGGACAAAGCAATGCTCGATTCTTCTTGATGTTATAGATTATGATGATTATGAGTCTTATGAACATTTATTTTGCCCGTTAGCATTTTGGAAATTCATGGATGAGGAGGAGAATGAGTTGTTGATGAGAACGTATTATGGGAATATCGTAACTTGCAATCTCGATACACACAAGATCATTGATTTGAATTTGGGTTGTGTTTATCATAGTTCGACGAAGATTGTGCCGAATAATATGGAGacttttttctctctaaaatgA
- the LOC124912422 gene encoding F-box/kelch-repeat protein At3g06240-like: MDTNDLKKLCVVHNRMGKVKTEMGEISFIPEDLLLNILMRLPIKYVLRFRLVCKDWNFLLRSHKFISLHYNHSLEKKHEKDGGSSSSFILLRSVYNEFVNDGDPSRPLSRSILLTSFILTKTSSTSLEVTIQEEEDITKMSLITSNGGVPTDSDKDYMQLFCPFDGLICMGNGFNFVFYNPATKEMQMLPSPYPSRLSYSQLVSLELQPCYLGVWFESDMKHYKVFRIVYCEEFGNIEVYNSTVNNWRAIKTIHGRVCPLSCLLFNGVFHFCMEMTDEDDYHVIVTLDAKSEMVGQLELPSCIVGMYISPSYMLPFRGKLAYLEPNILTSDDFDVESIYCDIWVMTEYGIEQSWTKQCSILLDVIDYDDYGSYEDLFCPLAFWKFMDEEENELLMRTYYGNIVTCNLDTHKIIDLNLGCVYHSSTKIVPNNMETFFSLK; this comes from the exons ATG GATACAAACGATCTGAAAAAACTTTGTGTGGTTCATAATAGGATGGGAAAGGTCAAAACTGAAATGGGTGAGATTTCTTTTATTCCTGAAGATTTGTTATTGAATATTCTGATGAGGCTACCAATCAAATATGTTCTTCGATTCAGACTAGTCTGTAAAGATTGGAACTTTCTGTTACGAAGTCATAAATTTATATCTCTTCATTATAACCATTCTTTAGAGAAGAAACATGAAAAAGATGGTGGGTCTTCCTCATCTTTTATTCTCCTTCGATCTGTTTACAATGAATTTGTCAATGATGGTGATCCCTCCCGACCATTGAGTCGAAGTATCTTATTGACATCCTTCATACTAACGAAAACAAGCAGTACCTCACTAGAAGTTACaatccaagaagaagaagacattaccaaaatgtcattaattaCATCTAATGGAGGAGTCCCAACAGATTCAGATAAGGATTATATGCAACTCTTTTGCCCATTTGACGGTTTGATATGTATGGGAAAtgggtttaattttgttttttacaatCCAGCCACCAAAGAAATGCAAATGTTACCTTCCCCTTACCCTTCCCGATTGTCATACTCTCAACTTGTTTCTCTTGAACTTCAACCTTGTTATTTGGGTGTTTGGTTCGAATCCGACATGAAACATTACAAGGTCTTTAGAATTGTTTACTGTGAGGAGTTCGGCAATATTGAGGTATACAATTCCACTGTCAATAACTGGAGAGCAATCAAAACCATACATGGTAGGGTATGTCCTTTGTCATGCTTGTTATTCAATGGAGTTTTTCATTTTTGTATGGAGATGACGGATGAGGATGATTATCATGTGATTGTTACATTAGATGCAAAATCGGAAATGGTAGGACAATTGGAATTGCCATCATGTATAGTTGGTATGTATATATCTCCGTCATACATGTTGCCCTTTCGTGGAAAACTTGCCTATTTGGAACCGAATATTTTGACAAGCGATGATTTTGATGTTGAGTCTATTTATTGTGATATATGGGTGATGACTGAATATGGTATAGAGCAGTCTTGGACAAAGCAATGCTCGATTCTTCTTGATGTTATAGATTATGATGATTATGGGTCTTATGAAGATTTATTTTGCCCGTTAGCATTTTGGAAATTCATGGATGAGGAGGAGAATGAGTTGTTGATGAGAACGTATTATGGGAATATCGTAACTTGCAACCTCGATACACACAAGATCATTGATTTGAATTTGGGTTGTGTTTATCATAGTTCGACGAAGATTGTGCCGAATAATATGGAGacatttttctctctaaaaTGA